ATGGCGGCGGCGGCCTGGCTGGATGCCTGGGGATCGGTCACGATAGGCGAGCTTAACCGCCGAAAACTGGCAGTGAGATACTGCGAGGATGCCGTCTGCCACCGCCTCTCTGCGCGTCGAGGACGCCATCAACGGGCGTCGTGGCGACCTCGTCGAACTCTCGCATTCGATCCATGCCGAGCCGGAGCTGGCCTTCGCCGAACACCGCAGCTGTGCCAAGACGCAGGTGCTGGCGGCCGAGTACGGGTTCGAGATCACCACAGCTGCCGGAGGATTGGACACCGCCTTCCGGGCCACCTACGGCAGTGGTCCGCTGGTGGTCGGGATCTGCGCGGAGTACGACGCACTACCCGAGATCGGGCACGCCTGCGGACACAACATCATTGCCGCGTCGGCGGTCGGCACCGCACTGGCCTTGGCCGATGTCGCCGATGAACTGGGCCTGACCGTGGTACTCGTCGGCACGCCGGCCGAGGAACTCGGCGGTGGCAAGGTCCTGCTGCTCGAAGCCGGCGTCTTCGACGACATCGCCGCGACGGTCATGCTGCATCCCGGTCCCGTGGACATCGCCGCAGCCCGCTCGCTGGCGCTGTCCGAGGTGACGGTGAACTACACGGGCCGGGAATCACACGCCGCGGTGGCGCCTTATCTCGGCGTCAACGCCGGCGATGCGGTCACCGTCGCGCAGGTCGCGATCGGGCTGCTGCGGCAGCAGCTGATGCCGGGACAGATGGTGCACGGCATCGTCACCCACGGCGGGCAGGCCACCAACGTCATCCCCGGCCGGGCCGAGATGCGCTACACCATGCGGGCCACCGACATGTCCGCGCTGCGTGAGCTGGAAGACCGCATGGCCGGGTGTTTTTCGGCCGGCGCGCTGGCGACCGGGTGTGAACACCGAGTCACCGAGATTGCCCCGGCCTACGCAGAACTGATTCCCGATCCGTGGCTCTCGGAGACCATCCGTGCCGAGATGCTGCGCCTCGGCCGTAACCCGTTGCCGGAGAATGTGGAGGCAAGTGTGCCACTGGGCAGTACCGACATGGGCAACATCAGTCAGGTGATGCCCGGCATCCACCCGGTGATCGGTATCGACTCTGGCGGCGCAGCCATCCACCAGCCCGCCTTCACCGCCGCGGCAGCAGGCCCGAGCGCCGACAAGGCCGTGGTGGAAGGCGCAATCATGTTGGCTCGCAGCGTCGTTCAGTTGGCCGAGACGCCCGCCCAGCGCGACCGCGTATTGGCGGCACAGCAGAGGAGGCGGGCTTCATGAGTGTGCTGCAGCACGCGGCCGCCCGCTGGTTGTCACTCAACTACGACGAGATGGTGTCGTGGCGCAGGCATCTGCATGCGCATCCGGAATTGGGCCGCCAGGAGTTCGCCACCACAGAGTTCGTGGCGCGCCACCTCGCGGATGCCGGGCTCAACCCCAAGGTGCTTCCCGGTGGCACCGGATTGACGTGTGATTTCGGGCCGGAGGACCGTCCGCGGATCGCGCTGCGCGCCGATATGGACGCCTTGCCGATGGCCGACCGCACCGGTGCCTCCTATGCCTCCACGGTGCCCAACGTCGCGCACGCCTGCGGGCATGATGCGCACACCGCGGTACTGCTGGGCACGGCAATGGCTCTGGCGTCGGTGCCCGAGTTGCCCGTCGGGGTCCGGTTGCTGTTCCAGGCCGCCGAAGAGTTGATGCCGGGTGGCGCGATCGACGCCATCAACGCGGGCGTGCTGAACGGCGTGAGCCGAATCTTCGCGCTGCACTGCGATCCTCGACTGGCCGTGGGGCAGGTGGCGACCAAGCCCGGGCCGATCACCTCGGCGGCGGACTCCATCGAGATCACCCTGCATTCGCCGGGCGGGCACACCTCACGTCCGCACCTGACCGGCGATCTGGTCTACGGGCTCGGAACGTTGATCACCGGGCTGCCCGGCGTGCTGTCTCGCCGCATCGATCCCCGCCACGACACCGTGATGGTGTGGGGCGCAGTCAATGCCGGCGTGGCTGCCAACGCCA
The window above is part of the Mycolicibacterium fortuitum subsp. fortuitum genome. Proteins encoded here:
- a CDS encoding M20 family metallopeptidase, encoding MPSATASLRVEDAINGRRGDLVELSHSIHAEPELAFAEHRSCAKTQVLAAEYGFEITTAAGGLDTAFRATYGSGPLVVGICAEYDALPEIGHACGHNIIAASAVGTALALADVADELGLTVVLVGTPAEELGGGKVLLLEAGVFDDIAATVMLHPGPVDIAAARSLALSEVTVNYTGRESHAAVAPYLGVNAGDAVTVAQVAIGLLRQQLMPGQMVHGIVTHGGQATNVIPGRAEMRYTMRATDMSALRELEDRMAGCFSAGALATGCEHRVTEIAPAYAELIPDPWLSETIRAEMLRLGRNPLPENVEASVPLGSTDMGNISQVMPGIHPVIGIDSGGAAIHQPAFTAAAAGPSADKAVVEGAIMLARSVVQLAETPAQRDRVLAAQQRRRAS
- a CDS encoding M20 family metallopeptidase, which codes for MSVLQHAAARWLSLNYDEMVSWRRHLHAHPELGRQEFATTEFVARHLADAGLNPKVLPGGTGLTCDFGPEDRPRIALRADMDALPMADRTGASYASTVPNVAHACGHDAHTAVLLGTAMALASVPELPVGVRLLFQAAEELMPGGAIDAINAGVLNGVSRIFALHCDPRLAVGQVATKPGPITSAADSIEITLHSPGGHTSRPHLTGDLVYGLGTLITGLPGVLSRRIDPRHDTVMVWGAVNAGVAANAIPQIGTLAGTIRTASRDTWLTLESIVEETVTALLAPLNISHSLNYRRGVPPVVNEEVSTRILTHAIEAIGPDVLADTHQSGGGEDFSWYLEDVPGAMGRLGVWSGQGPQLDLHQPTFDIDERALGVGVRTMVNIVEASA